The genomic interval GGAAATAAATTTTTTTGGGAATATCTTATTGGATTTTAGTTTATTTATTTTTATGAAAATAAAATGCGGATATTTTCTATGGCTGAGAAATACGAATGATATAACCGCCATACTTCACGTCGCTGGCGTGTTGGTTTGATGACTCGGCCCTCCCTGAGTCTCGTCCTTTCAGGGCCGTAACAAGCTGCGTTCAACTCTACTCCCGGCCGCATTGTTCAACGCTAACATGTTGTCCTGCAACCCGAATTATTTAGGGGGAGAAGGCGGCGAGTACCCGGTGATTGAAAGCGAAAAACCTTTTCATCAAGGTTGTTTTCCCGACCGCATCCAGCTCTGGCGGGAATTGAAATCTTTACATGCTCCATATCCGCATGGGCTGCGCGTAGCGTTCGCTATTAAAGCGAGATGCCCATTGCCCGTTCAATATTCGTTGTATTCGTTGTATTCGTTGTATTCGTTGTATTCGTTTGCACGCCGTTTTTTTTCGGTTGGCTACGCCAATACACCGATTGAAATATCCGCTTAATCATAATTTGTCATGAGTAAAGTCAGAATATGCAGTTATCCACCTTCCTGGGGCGATTATAGTAAAACGACTTTTCTATTGACGGATTTATTTCGGAGTGAGGTATGCCGGTATTTTCTCATCATTATTTACGCAGTTATTTGCGTGAGCGATTGGCGGAGGCGGCTGTGGATGCCGGCCCCGCCGGTGTTGTCGCCGATAATCTGGTGGAGTCCAGTCTGAAAGGGCATGACTCCCACGGCGTCAGCATGCTGCCGCGCTATCTCGCCGCCATTGATGAGGGCGCGCTGAACCCTCACGCCGAGGCTGAGAAAACCCTGGACGCCGGGCCGATGCTGGCGTTCTCCGGCCAGCATGGCTTTGGGCAGGTAGTGGCGCGTCAGGCGGTGGCGCAGGGTATTGAACGGGCGCAGACGCACGGCGTGGCGGTGATCAGCCTGTCGGAGGCGCACCATCTGGGGCGTATCGGCGCCTGGGCGGAACAGGCGGCACAAGCGGGGCTGGTGTCGCTGCATTTCGCCAATGTCTATACCCGTCCTATTGTGATGCCGTGGCAAGGCCAGCAGCCGCGTTTCGGTACTAATCCGTTCTGCGTCGGGGTGCCGGTGGTGGATGCCGCACCGGTGGTGCTGGATTTCGCCACCAGCGTGATTGCGGGCAACAAGGCGCGCATCGCGTGGAATGAAGGTCGCGAACTGCCGCCGGGGCAAATTGTGGATGACCAGGGGCAACCGGCGGTGGATCCGCGTTGGTTGATGGAAGCGCCGTTCGGCGCGCTGTTGGCGTTCGGCCAGCACAAAGGTTCCGGGTTGGCGCTGGTCTGTTCGTTATTGGGAGCGGCACTCACCGGCGGGCGTACCGAGCGCACCGCCGACGGCAAGAGCAAAGGTATTATCAACAGTATGCTGTCGGTGTTGATCGATCCGGCGCGCTTGGGCGGCGCCGACAGCTATCAGCAGGAGATTCCCGCGCTGCTGGATTGGGTGC from Musicola paradisiaca NCPPB 2511 carries:
- a CDS encoding malate/lactate/ureidoglycolate dehydrogenase encodes the protein MPVFSHHYLRSYLRERLAEAAVDAGPAGVVADNLVESSLKGHDSHGVSMLPRYLAAIDEGALNPHAEAEKTLDAGPMLAFSGQHGFGQVVARQAVAQGIERAQTHGVAVISLSEAHHLGRIGAWAEQAAQAGLVSLHFANVYTRPIVMPWQGQQPRFGTNPFCVGVPVVDAAPVVLDFATSVIAGNKARIAWNEGRELPPGQIVDDQGQPAVDPRWLMEAPFGALLAFGQHKGSGLALVCSLLGAALTGGRTERTADGKSKGIINSMLSVLIDPARLGGADSYQQEIPALLDWVRQSRPQGDLLLPGDPEQRAYAYRMEHGITVDDTSWGQLQALEKQYA